In the Panthera leo isolate Ple1 chromosome C2, P.leo_Ple1_pat1.1, whole genome shotgun sequence genome, GTGGTCACAGACAGACACGTTTTAAAATCAATCTAAGAAAAGGGCTTCTTTGCTTTTCACTAAAGGCTCTGTTACAAACCCAGAAAAAACCAGACTTCAAAGTTACCCTATTGCCAAGTATCAAGGTAACTCCAAAGCCGATTTCTATGCTTTGTTTTACTGCCAGCCTCCTAGAGCAATTCTTTTCCTAGCAACTGTTTCAAATAGAGAAGCTGGGAAATATCTTACAGTGATTTCACCCCAAGACTTCATTAGGTCCTGCACACATGAGACAGATCAGAATTATGCACAGTTCTTTCACAGTGAAGGAGAAACAGACTTGCAGTCACAGCCACCAACACTGTTGGTGTTTACATCTCAGCGTAGGAGACAGTCTAGAAAGCTCCATGACAACAACAGGCCCAGCCATAATCACAGGGAGCCTGCAACCCTcacccttttccttcctccaggGCTGGTGTTGCCTCCTTCCAGCCTTGATCTGATTAATGGtaaactcagtttccttataaCAGCAGAGGGAATTCCACTGTACTCAGGGATTCTGCCTAACTTACTTTGTAACATGAGAATTAAAGTCAGACTTGAAGAACCCTCCAGacaaaaaaaatgtgcattctggCCTTCCTAAACTAAATGATATGCTCAAATCTCTGATGACATAATTTTACTTTGTGATTTGAGTGTGCTGAACTAATTCTCTTGAAAACCAAGTCAAAGAATTCAaccaaactgaaatcaagagtacagaggggcgcttgggtggctcagtcagtgtccaaacacagctcaggtcatgatctcccagtttgtgagttagagccccccgtcaggctctctgctgtgagcacagagcctgcttcagatcctctgtccctcacctgctctctctgtctctctcaaaaattaacataaaagaaaaagagtacagATACGGCAATTctgaaagaaaccagagacaAAAGCATGAAATGTAAAACTGTACACCGAGACATGCATAAGGGAGAAGAGGCagactaaagagaaaaaataaacaagactaTTTCTTCAAACAGTAAATAAATGCAAGGTAGGGTTAGATCATTTCACTCCCGACTCCCCACGTCTCTCTCCAGCCGAAAATGCTTCCTCCTCCCAGGGGTCTATCAAAACCCCTCCGAAGCTTACAACAAGGCCCTCGTGTCATGTTTCCTGCTTATTTTTCCAGCTACAGCTGATACATGGTCTTCCTTCCACTTACCCCTAGCTAGCATCACTGGGCTCCAGCCAGCCCTAAAAGTCCTTTTCTACCTCTGGGCCTTTACGGTCACATTTTCTCTACCCAAAGCACGTTTCCTACCATTTATCCCATGACTAGCTCATTCTCATTTATCAGGTCATAATTCAAATATGTTAACTCTCAGAGAGGCTTGCCCCACTAATTATGTCTAAAGGGGCATCACTGAGTCACTCACCATGTCTATACCCTATTTACTTCACTTAATGACAGTTCAGATGGCAACTTTCAGCTATAATGACTCTTAAAACATTATACCACCTTTATAACAAATCCTCcgggttttattgtttttatttttgtctgtgtttacTAAAAGGAATTTTTCATCCCCACACATTCTAAATCAAAAAAAGAAGTGTGAGGTTTCATTATTACCATTTTAGGCAAAGTCACACTAAAAAATTTTATCTACTGTAATAGTTTCTAGACTATCATATGGAACAACTCTGAACTGAATGTCATGTTTGGGTGAACTCACAACAATTTGCTTTGCATATATATGTCCATCAAGTATCTTCAATGGCTTTTCAGTCTGTTATGTGCAGGAACTATCTGCACAAGTTTTGTGTTGAGCCTTTACTCTGCCCTAAAATGCTTTCCTGTTCTATAATTTTAACGTTTTAGGCTGGGTGCACAATTACAATAAGCCAATAAGGGCTGAAAATTTTGTAGGGAAAAATCgtgcaaaacttaaaaaaaaaaaaaaacaactattactTTGGGTACAAAAGTTTTGCCCTCAAATTGTTACttacaaaaatttgttttcagtgttcAGTTGATATATTTCTCTAcctataaaaattattcaaaaattactCACggagtgcatgggtggctcagctggttgagcatctgactcttgatttcaactcaggtcatgatctcatgtttcatgagtttgagccccgtgtcaggctctgcactatgtcagcgtggagcccacctgggattctctctccctctccctctgcctctactccacattctctctctctctctctcaaaaataaataaacttaaaaaaaaattactcattatCCTAGGTTGGGATTACATAAACCATAATGTTAGTGGAAATAATTTCTTCAATTAGTGGTTTTCACTTAGCGGCAAGGATTTTAggaataatttaatttcattaaacaaAGGGTAGTTGTATTTCTCCCATTACCAACTGTAATCACTgtggatattcattcattcacttgtttataATCTAGCTCCCTTGCTAGAGTGTAGGCTCCCTGAGGCAGAAACTTTGTCTTCTTCACTGCTGTGATGAtacctaatttatattttaagattattctcATTTCTGGGTAGAAAATAGATTCTAAAGTGCAAACATGGACCAGGTTTCTATTGCAGTCATCCAGGTAAAAGCTGAAGACTGACAGTGGGGTTTTAGCAgtggagacaggaaaaaaaatgaacacattttggATGTATTAAGATTTTAAAGGTAGACAGACGGGCGGTCAATTCAGGTTTCTGGCCTGAGCTGATGGTGGCAGCACTGACTGAAATGGGTAAACGGGGAACCACGGgtttgaggggaaggaaaagacaaCGGGCTTCCCACTTTCGGAGATCCCTATTAGGCACCCCAATGGGAATGTCATCGAGGCCACAGACTACCCAAACTAGAGCATTAGACAGACGAACGAGGGCCACAGAACCACACATTTAGTTAGGTGTCAACAGCGAATAGTTATCATTTCAGCCCAAAGGCTTTAATTACATTACTGAGAGAGAATACAGACAAGGTAGAAGAGAGACCTGGGCCCTGGGACTTGGCAACATGACCTGGGACTTGGCTTCCCTCTTCTAATCTCTTCCCTTATTAACAAATCCATGAAAGTGTTTTTCAATGACAGCATTACACTGTCTTCAAACCCATCCTGACCTATTTCTACATCCtactgtatatacatacataaatcaaaCTTTAATGTTCACATTTGACCACACTTGAAATATTCACATGATAATCTCCAAGACAAATAAATGCCAGATCCTGACCCCAAACCTCCTGTTTATGGAGagataaacaagagaaaaagaaatgggagctaacagaatagagaatacaaaatcaatttcGAAGGTAACAGAAATAACCTCACAAAACACAAGAGATCACACTTTTGAAATAAGCCgtattcatataataaatatcttaaatttataatatgCAAGATACTTTTTTCTTAGAGTTGTAACTACAGAGTCTGGAATACGCAGGTGAGGATGCACTAGAAATCGTATGAAAACACAGCCATCCCAATCCAAGGAATTTTAACAACCATCCATCTTCCTGCTGTTTCTGGTTTCTATAGAAATAGAGGTAACTGCTAGAAAAAGAAGGATAAGGTACTTAAAACACCTTCTATTCAGGGAAGAGTGAGAAACAGCTGGCAGTCAGGACTGGTAGCGCTGAAGTCAATTTATGCTTCTGGAACTAAGTTTAGATTAGGGTAGACAATCTTTTTAGCACTAAACTCTCACTCCATCTGCCTTCCTGCAACACAAGGCTTAGTCTTGGTTTCATCCAGAGAAAAGGAACTATATTATATTAGCAACTAGTTTTCCCATTATTTGACTATATAACAACTCACACACCCAATATTTCCCCCAACATCACTTACATTACTAAAGCTAACCACGTTCTCTTTTATAGGAACCTACTTTCCTAGGTGGAAAAACCACCTATAACTATCTTTGGAAGTAGAAGATATTCTTCACATATGTGgctaattattatttaaaacctAAAGTCTAAGTAAATGCCGCCCAATAAAAGCAAACACAATCTCACAGCCTTACAAAAAGAAGAGCAACCACAAAATGGAGTAAGTGCCCGATATTAACCTGAAACCTCTTTGAATTCCAACGCGGTCTCATTCTACATGAGAAGCCAAAGACGATCATGCTGGTGCGGTTCCTACATCTATGTCTCTTCACCAGTATCAAGTCTACAAGTAGGTGTGACAGAACCCATCAACCCCACAACTTCTACTAACAACTAAGTAAAACAACTACTCTGAGAATAAAAAACACTGTATTCATGAAACACAGAAGGCAAGAGGGTCAACGTTTCTTCAACTCAGAAGATACAAAAACTCAGGCAAAACAACAGTATCATTTTACTCCTTTGACCCATAATTAAATTTTCAGTTACTCCAAAAGAGTCAAGAGGACAGCGAATGGTCAGCAGTATGGAAAGACTTTGTTATTATCTCCTAACTAAGCTTCGGGCCACAAAATCATATCTGCTGAATCAGTGATAAAACAGTTGACCTGAAAACACGTTTCAGTCTCTAAAACTTGGCTAAATAATCTTAGAAATGTTTGAGAACTGGGATAACTTAATTATTCTTACCTTTGCAGACACTCAAAATCATACCGCCTGAATTTTGCACTTCATCAAATTTGGCAAAAATCATCTCTAATCTGGGAATaaagaacacattttgtttacttaCAGTTTAAACAGAATTTCCTTCACTATCTCCCTGAGAGAAATAAGGTCAGGGATTCAGTTAGTTCTACACGACTCTGTCTAACAATGATCTCACTCActgagagaaaacacaaagccCGTCCCTCATGAGTAGAGAAGGAACCTAACACAGGCACATCTCCACGCACACAGCTTCGCGtttcctcataaaattatttttccaaacccATTAGAAATCTTTTAGTTACAACCTCATAATAAATCCACTCAGTCACCAACAcatctttaaaaagtacatactcttaaacactgagaacaaactgagggttgatgggggctgggggagaggggaaagtgggtgatgggcattgaggagggcacctgttggaatcaacactgggtgttgtatggaaaccaatttgacaataaattatacttaatataaaaagaaaaagaaacaaagtacatACGATCATGCAAAGGAAACTTAAGGCAAACATAAAAGCAATGATATAAAATGTCAGAAACTACAGTGATGCAGGTACGGCTGATAATTTGACATTTTCTCTATTAACCTGTTTTCATTCAACACCAATTCCATCAGTGCTTCTGATTTTATATTCAGAATTACTTTCTATACTTCtatctcccccccccttttttttagctaaaatgtatttcttattacaaCAGCAATGTACATTCATTATAAAAGAAAGCTAGGAAATGTAAttaggaacaaaggaaaaaacccaaaacacaatcCCACCATCCAAGTTTTTAAACCATATGCTTTCTGAtggtttgtatttatatataatttttcttcagatCCAAAGGCAATCATGTTGACAGCACTATTTTTTAGTTCACTTTGCCTTTACTTTCCACTATATCATGTTATGGTTTATTCTTAAAGTTATGACTTAGagatttggggaaggaagagggccgttgtcatggtttttttttacttgccaGATGTTCTCTGACTCACCTTTGTTTTTGTCAGTGTCATTTCTACAACCTTAGTTAAGCGTTGGTCCACATTCTGTCATTTACTTGTAAATTGAGGATACGTTTggtcttaaaaatacatatgtttttttttagctgaaaacCTTCTAGGAACTCATCATAATGAGATTTCTAAACCTTAACCTCACCTCCTAcccccattaaattcaacaaataaaaatatccacACATCtggggtaccagggtggctctgtgggttaagcctctgactttggctcaggtcatgatctcacagttcgggagttcgagccccacatcaggctctctgcagtcagcacagagcctgctttggttcctctgtcctcctctctctgcccttcccgtgcacacatgcactctctctcaaaaaataaacacacattaaaaattcACACATCTAGAAGGActtcagtttaaattttttttttttttaacgtttatttatttttgagacagagagagacagagcatgaatgggggagggtcagagagagagggagacacagaatcggaagcaggctccaggctctgagctgtcagcacagagcctgacgcggggctcgaactcacggaccgtgagatcatgacctgagccgaagtcagacgcttaaccgaccaagccacccaggtgcccctagaaggaCTTCAGTTTAAAGACACAGGTTGCTCATTTACAGCTCTTCCAGAGTACTGAGCAGACAGCAGACAGGCTGCCCAGAGAAAAGAGGTGGGCAAGACGAAATGCGGGAAGAAACCCTGGAACCGGAAGGTGGGACCTCGGAATGAAGACCAGAcaggaacagaaaggagaggaTCCAGGAGAGCTCTTTGGGGAAAAAGGCAGAACAAAGATGTTAAGAAGTATGAAATTAACATACAGCTAGAGTAGCAAAGTGGGAGTAAGAAACTGACGATAGAAAGCTGAGAAGAGAATTGGTAAGGAATTAAGGTGGGCAGACAAAACATACAGCAAGAAATGTCTACAGgcagctttaatttaaaaaaggagggggggggaatAAGCTGAAATTCTAGGGAAATATAATGGTaatagggaaggagggagggaggtttaGTTAAGGTGGAAGATATCACCCAAAGGTCTTTGAAACTGGGTTCGGCTACGAGAGATGCACACTGAGCTTATCTCACACCCTTTATCCTGCTGCCAACCCTCACTTAGCTTCCTATAACTATCCTGCTCTCTCTTCtcagtctccctttctttctttttttttttttttagtttttatttattcatgtaagtaatctctatacccgacatggggctcaaactcaccaccccaatATCAagaagtcacatgctcttctgactgagccagccaggcacccccagtcccCCTTTCCTTCTAATGCTTCTCACTTGACCAACTTCCACGTGAAACACTGACATTTGCTTAGTATTCACTGAAAGGATTTTAGTTCcctgtttaaaattttgtaagaAGTTCACACCttcctatctttatttttttttactatttttattttatttgaaagagtgagagagatcctgcatgtgcatgagtggggtaggagggggaggggcagagggggacagacagagagagagagaatgaatatcttaTGCAGGCTCCCCGCTCAGCCTCaggaccccgacacggggctcaatcccacaaccctgagatcgtgacctgagccaaaatcaagagtcagacgctcaaccaactaagccacccaggcaccccacaccttatgatctttaaaagaaaaaactaaacatactataattttctttctatgtGGCCCTCGCCAGATTGCCCTCATCCCTGATCATTAAGTCTCAAATAATACAAAGCTCCATATAACTATTTAGCTTATTCATAGTGGAAGATCACTGCACATATAATCTGATGGCAAAGGAATAAGGGCAGAAAGAAGAGACGAGGATCTTTTAAgtaattcaggaagaaaaaaaattataaaattcagtgGAAAGAAAGTACAAAGAAGCCGGATTGTCCAAAAGGCCAGTGAGGTTCTAGGAAGGTTCTGACtcaggagaaagacagagaccaacCAGTAAAGCTTCAGTATAGAACTGGAAAAGCAACCCTAACCAAAGTCCACATTTAAGTTTAGAGTCAAAACAACAaatttcactgtagttttgatctgtatttctcaAGATGGCTAATGGTGCTGAACATCTTTATTATgggtttattggccatttgtatttcttctattcaaatcctttgcctgtttttaaaattggttATCTGTCCTTTCactgttgaattgtataagttttttatagattattTATATACTCAGGACATAAGTCTTTTATGAGatgtatgatttgtaaatattttccccattatgTGGGTTTTCTTCAGATTTCTTGATGGTATCCCCTGAAGCCCAAGTGTTGGGGTGtattttgatgaagtacaatatacctatttatttattttgagagagtgatcatgagtgggggagaggcagagagaaagagacaagctcaagcaggttctgcgctgtcggcacacagcctgacacggggctcgatctcaaaaactgtgagatcatgacctgaactgaaatcaagagtcagatgcttaaccgactgagccactcaggcaccccaatatatctatttttaatttggctGCTTATGCTTACGCTATGCGTATTTAAGAAACCAATGCCTagcattttctaagttttatcgttttagctcttacatttagttTTATGATCCATGTAGACTTAATCTGGGGGTTTGGTGTGAAAAAGCCCAACTTTTTTCTATTGCCCATGGAAATTCGGTTTTTACAGCATCATTTGtagaaaagactattcttttcccattgagtGGTGTCAGTACTTTTGACAAAAATCAACGGGCCataaatgtaagggtttatttctagactcttacACTGATCACATGCCTAGTGTTAATGCCACTACCACACCACCAGGCCTTATCTTTTGAAAAATAgctgacaaaggaagaaaaaattttaattattattttaaaactatttgattCAATGGCTTTATAAATTCTACTTACGTTTAGctattttaataaagaagaagGTCTTTGACATAAATAAGGGTGGGCAAAACCAGAAATTTACCCTAAAGAGTTGTATCCAACAGGAAATTTGGAAATCACAAAGAGAGCAGCatttgagaaacagaaatatcctttctgaaaattaaacttttatgaccactatatgattaaaaaatacaattctcAAAGAAATTTAATATTCGATATAAAGTTAACTTTTGAGAATAAATGCTGGTGGAAAGAGGGCAACAGTGGAACATTATTTGAAGAAAGAAGTAAACCAAACAGTCATTCATTATTTTACCTTATGAAAGTTTTAGATTCTTTGATATACATGGGTCCAGTATTTTGAAGATTCAAAATAGTGCCTACAAAATAGTGAGGTCATCATATGCTAAAAGGATAGAAGACACTCTGTGCATGCTTGAAGCAAAGCTCATCACACCTTATACCTACACAGAGTCCTTCCCACTCCGTACTACCCGGCAGAGAAGCACCGTGGAGAAGAACAAGGCGAGCACAGCACTGAGGAAAGAACTGTGGACTGGAAGTCAGAAAGCCTCAGCTTCTCACCAACTACCTGTCTCTGCTCTGGTCTCAGACTCCTGAGCTGTCGAGTGACTAGCCCGCTTAGAGGTTGGAGAAACAAGAAGAATGGACGAGGTTAGTAAGTCATTGGCTTATTTCAGTAAGAACATTAGCATAAGCTATCCAGGTATGATAAAACCCTTAAAGTTGATTCTGATGGGGGGAGAAAAAGCACATAAGGAGTTTCCCCTAACAACTAAAGTTACTTATAAAACATAACTTGGGAAGAAAGGAATATTACACGCTAATCTTACTTGGagcataaatgcaaaaatcctaagCACATATATGGACACTTAATTTATGAACACAAGGAACActgaagaaagacattttcaatAAGTGGTCTGGGTCAAGTGGACacccacatggaaaaaaaaaatgtatctgcacCCCTATCTCACACCATTTTCAAGGAAAATACCACATGGCCTATACATCTAAATGtgaatgaaacttgaagacaATTACCCAGAGCATGTCTTTAAGACACTAGggtaagtaaatatttcttaaaccaGGCACAAAAATGTCTAATTGTAAAGGAAATGACTGAAAActgcatgaaaattaaaactcacGTATGCGAAAAGACATCgccaagaaagtaaaaaggcaagtCATAAGGTGGGAGAGGATATCTGAAGCATATACATAGCTGACAACGGGCCTGTATctagaacatattttttaaaagttctaataatcaatttttttaaatgacagaccaccaaattttttaaaaacaggcaaagaccTGAAAAGACACTTTAAAAGAACATATCCAAATGACTGATAAATGCATTAAACAGTGATCTTCTTTATTAGTAATCagaaaaatgcagataataacaCATTCACCAGAAATCTAAAGTTAGTAAAAATAAGACTAATAATTTAGGCAAGTAACAGTGAAAATATAGACTAATAGGAAGTTGCAAACAGTGCCAGTAAGAATATAAAtgggtacaaccactctggacaAGTGTTTGTCAATATCAGTTACAGGTGAACATACCCTATGGCCCCAAAATTTCACTCTCAGACATATTCTAAGAGAATGAATACATACGCAcaccaaaagacatgtacaagaatgtttttAATAGCATTATCCAAAAAAGCTACAAGCTGAAAACAACCCACAAGCCCATCATTAGTATGGATTCACAGTATAATCTATTCgtaaaatggaaaactatatgGCAATGAAAATAAACCAACTGTAGCCAGATCCAACAacccaaatgaattaaaaaaaaaaattaactgagagaaggcagacacaaaagaacacatactttatgattccatttatataaaattcaaaaacaggcaaaatgaaaCTATAGTGATAAAAAGCGGGATCATGGTTACTTTTGGGAAGGACAGAAAAGGCAAGAATTAAAAAGGATTTGGGGAGGCTTCTGGATGATTATAATGTTCTACTTTGCCACCTGTGTGGTAGATACATGGGTATATTCACTTTGTGATAATTTACACAGCTGCATACTTAAGAGTTACGTATTTTTCTGTATGATGCCATACttgaataaaattgtaaaattatttaataaaaagtaatttcaatatacatttttaatttttttaatgttttattt is a window encoding:
- the LOC122198757 gene encoding uncharacterized protein LOC122198757 isoform X8; its protein translation is MKVSGVQHRDPTLLYITQCLPRVLPTPYYPAEKHRGEEQGEHSTEERTVDWKSESLSFSPTTCLCSGLRLLSCRVTSPLRGWRNKKNGRASMSLEASMARCDYHLSIPIFHY